Proteins encoded by one window of Passer domesticus isolate bPasDom1 chromosome 10, bPasDom1.hap1, whole genome shotgun sequence:
- the MAIP1 gene encoding m-AAA protease-interacting protein 1, mitochondrial isoform X1 has translation MSQRRRLHDFPGQPVPVLCHPQCKLFLKLRWSLLSFSLWPLLFVLSLSTTEQCLAPSSWQPPLSAGSGTEGPQRRVVVVRISSPFAWLRTRFYYLLIRLYFDHEFSIEEFTRGAKQAFSVVSKLLSQRKLDLLEELVSAEVLQVLKEKISLLPDSHRDALAADIDAIMYTTEGDVRIYYDDDGRKFVSILMCFWYLNGANLPDEVPGEAKVFQIVFGDENTKEKKHLLTANYEFQREFTEGAKPDWTITRIEHPRLLE, from the exons ATGTCCCAGAGACGGAGACTCCATGACTTCCccgggcagcctgttccagtgctctgccaccctcagtgtAAGCTCTTTCTCAAGCTGAGGTGGAGCTTACTGTCTTTTAGTTTATGGCCATTACTCTTCGTCCTGTCACTGAGCACCActgagcagtgcctggcacCGTCCTCTTGGCAGCCGCCTCTGAG CGCCGGATCCGGGACCGAGGGCCCTCAGCGGCGTGTCGTGGTAGTGAGGATCAGCAGCCCCTTCGCTTGGCTCCGCACCCGCTTCTACTACCTGCTCATCCGCCTCTACTTCGACCACGAATTCAGCATCGAGGAGTTCACGCGGGGAGCCAAGCAG GCCTTCTCTGTTGTTTCAAAGCTGCTGTCTCAGCGTAAACTTGACCTGCTGGAAGAACTTGTATCAGCAGAG GTACTTCAGGTGCTGAAGGAAAAGATTTCTTTGCTCCCTGACAGCCACAGGGATGCTTTAGCAGCTGACATTGATGCAATCATGTACACAACAGAAGGAGATGTTCGCATTTACTATGATGATGATG GAAGAAAGTTTGTTAGCATCCTGATGTGCTTCTGGTATCTGAATGGTGCTAATCTACCTGACGAAGTTCCAGGTGAAGCCAAAGTCTTCCAGATTGTGTTTGGAGatgaaaacacaaaagaaaagaaacatcttTTAACAGCAAACTATGA GTTCCAAAGGGAGTTTACAGAAGGAGCAAAACCAGACTGGACTATTACACGGATTGAACATCCAAGACTATTAGAATAA
- the MAIP1 gene encoding m-AAA protease-interacting protein 1, mitochondrial isoform X2: MASAGSGTEGPQRRVVVVRISSPFAWLRTRFYYLLIRLYFDHEFSIEEFTRGAKQAFSVVSKLLSQRKLDLLEELVSAEVLQVLKEKISLLPDSHRDALAADIDAIMYTTEGDVRIYYDDDGRKFVSILMCFWYLNGANLPDEVPGEAKVFQIVFGDENTKEKKHLLTANYEFQREFTEGAKPDWTITRIEHPRLLE, from the exons ATGGCCAG CGCCGGATCCGGGACCGAGGGCCCTCAGCGGCGTGTCGTGGTAGTGAGGATCAGCAGCCCCTTCGCTTGGCTCCGCACCCGCTTCTACTACCTGCTCATCCGCCTCTACTTCGACCACGAATTCAGCATCGAGGAGTTCACGCGGGGAGCCAAGCAG GCCTTCTCTGTTGTTTCAAAGCTGCTGTCTCAGCGTAAACTTGACCTGCTGGAAGAACTTGTATCAGCAGAG GTACTTCAGGTGCTGAAGGAAAAGATTTCTTTGCTCCCTGACAGCCACAGGGATGCTTTAGCAGCTGACATTGATGCAATCATGTACACAACAGAAGGAGATGTTCGCATTTACTATGATGATGATG GAAGAAAGTTTGTTAGCATCCTGATGTGCTTCTGGTATCTGAATGGTGCTAATCTACCTGACGAAGTTCCAGGTGAAGCCAAAGTCTTCCAGATTGTGTTTGGAGatgaaaacacaaaagaaaagaaacatcttTTAACAGCAAACTATGA GTTCCAAAGGGAGTTTACAGAAGGAGCAAAACCAGACTGGACTATTACACGGATTGAACATCCAAGACTATTAGAATAA
- the TYW5 gene encoding tRNA wybutosine-synthesizing protein 5 isoform X1, which produces MEQREPQEQREPRAAAVERLDGVTRERFLRDIYPRRKPVVLTGLELGACTTKWTTDYLSQAEGSKEVKIHVSAVPQMDFLSKNFVYRTLPFDVFVRRAAEVKHKEYFLTEDEKYYLRSVGEDVRKDVADIRKQFPILAEDVHIPEYFEKEQFFSSVFRISSAGLQLWTHYDVMDNFLIQVTGRKRVVLYSPRDAPYLYLSGTKSEVLDVDNPDMEKYPLFVKAKRYQCVLEAGDVLFIPALWFHNVISEEFGVALNVFWKHLPAESYDKTDTYGNKDPMAASRAIQILDRALKTLEELPEEYRDFYARRMVLRIQEKAYRNDYG; this is translated from the exons ATGGAGCAGCGGGAGCCGCAGGAGCAGCGGGAGCCGCGGGCCGCGGCCGTGGAGCGGCTGGACGGGGTGACGCGGGAGCGCTTCCTGCGGGACATCTACCCGCGG AGAAAGCCAGTAGTGCTGACAGGACTGGAACTGGGTGCTTGCACCACCAAATGGACAACAGATTACTTGAGCCAAGCTGAAGGATCTAAAGAAGTGAAGATTCATGTTTCTGCAGTGCCACAGATGGATTTCCTCAGTAAGAACTTTGTGTATAG aACTCTGCCTTTTGATGTATTTGTACGAAGAGCAGCTGAAGTCAAGCACAAGGAGTACTTTCTTACTGAG GATGAAAAGTACTATTTGCGATCAGTGGGTGAAGATGTTAGGAAG GATGTTGCAGATATCAGGAAGCAGTTTCCTATTTTAGCAGAAGATGTTCATATTCCAGAGTATTTTGAGAAGGAACAGTTCTTCTCTAGTGTCTTCCGCATCAGCTCAGCTGGACTACAGTTATGGACACATTATGAT GTAATGGACAACTTCTTAATCCAAGTCACAGGGAGAAAACGAGTTGTTCTGTACAGTCCTCGAGATGCACCATATTTGTATTTATCAG GTACTAAATCGGAGGTGCTGGATGTGGATAACCCAGACATGGAGAAATATCCCCTTTTTGTGAAAGCCAAGCGCTATCAGTGTGTTTTGGAAGCAGGAGATGTGTTATTTATTCCAG CTTTGTGGTTCCATAATGTAATTTCTGAGGAATTTGGAGTGGCACTGAATGTCTTTTGGAAGCATCTTCCTGCTGAGTCCTATGATAAGACTGACACTTATGGAAATAAAGATCCCATGGCAGCCTCTAGAGCTATACAGATCTTGGACAGAGCCTTGAAAACACTTGAAGAACTGCCTGAGGAATATAGGGATTTTTATGCTCGGAGAATGGTGTTACGTATCCAAGAAAAAGCCTACAGGAATGATTATGGATAA
- the TYW5 gene encoding tRNA wybutosine-synthesizing protein 5 isoform X2: MEQREPQEQREPRAAAVERLDGVTRERFLRDIYPRRKPVVLTGLELGACTTKWTTDYLSQAEGSKEVKIHVSAVPQMDFLSKNFVYRTLPFDVFVRRAAEVKHKEYFLTEDEKYYLRSVGEDVRKDVADIRKQFPILAEDVHIPEYFEKEQFFSSVFRISSAGLQLWTHYDVMDNFLIQVTGRKRVVLYSPRDAPYLYLSALWFHNVISEEFGVALNVFWKHLPAESYDKTDTYGNKDPMAASRAIQILDRALKTLEELPEEYRDFYARRMVLRIQEKAYRNDYG, translated from the exons ATGGAGCAGCGGGAGCCGCAGGAGCAGCGGGAGCCGCGGGCCGCGGCCGTGGAGCGGCTGGACGGGGTGACGCGGGAGCGCTTCCTGCGGGACATCTACCCGCGG AGAAAGCCAGTAGTGCTGACAGGACTGGAACTGGGTGCTTGCACCACCAAATGGACAACAGATTACTTGAGCCAAGCTGAAGGATCTAAAGAAGTGAAGATTCATGTTTCTGCAGTGCCACAGATGGATTTCCTCAGTAAGAACTTTGTGTATAG aACTCTGCCTTTTGATGTATTTGTACGAAGAGCAGCTGAAGTCAAGCACAAGGAGTACTTTCTTACTGAG GATGAAAAGTACTATTTGCGATCAGTGGGTGAAGATGTTAGGAAG GATGTTGCAGATATCAGGAAGCAGTTTCCTATTTTAGCAGAAGATGTTCATATTCCAGAGTATTTTGAGAAGGAACAGTTCTTCTCTAGTGTCTTCCGCATCAGCTCAGCTGGACTACAGTTATGGACACATTATGAT GTAATGGACAACTTCTTAATCCAAGTCACAGGGAGAAAACGAGTTGTTCTGTACAGTCCTCGAGATGCACCATATTTGTATTTATCAG CTTTGTGGTTCCATAATGTAATTTCTGAGGAATTTGGAGTGGCACTGAATGTCTTTTGGAAGCATCTTCCTGCTGAGTCCTATGATAAGACTGACACTTATGGAAATAAAGATCCCATGGCAGCCTCTAGAGCTATACAGATCTTGGACAGAGCCTTGAAAACACTTGAAGAACTGCCTGAGGAATATAGGGATTTTTATGCTCGGAGAATGGTGTTACGTATCCAAGAAAAAGCCTACAGGAATGATTATGGATAA
- the MAIP1 gene encoding m-AAA protease-interacting protein 1, mitochondrial isoform X3 — protein MALRCAAPGRVRWLARALAGSARLLPPAAAAPGPPGPARARPPQLSARFASSAGSGTEGPQRRVVVVRISSPFAWLRTRFYYLLIRLYFDHEFSIEEFTRGAKQAFSVVSKLLSQRKLDLLEELVSAEVLQVLKEKISLLPDSHRDALAADIDAIMYTTEGDVRIYYDDDGRKFVSILMCFWYLNGANLPDEVPGEAKVFQIVFGDENTKEKKHLLTANYEFQREFTEGAKPDWTITRIEHPRLLE, from the exons aTGGCGCTGCGCTGCGCGGCTCCGGGCCGTGTCCGCTGGCTGGCGCGGGCGCTGGCGGGCTCCGCCCGGCTCCTGCCGCCGGCTGCAGCCGCGCCgggcccgccgggccccgcccggGCCCGTCCGCCCCAGCTCAGCGCTCGGTTCGCCAGCAGCGCCGGATCCGGGACCGAGGGCCCTCAGCGGCGTGTCGTGGTAGTGAGGATCAGCAGCCCCTTCGCTTGGCTCCGCACCCGCTTCTACTACCTGCTCATCCGCCTCTACTTCGACCACGAATTCAGCATCGAGGAGTTCACGCGGGGAGCCAAGCAG GCCTTCTCTGTTGTTTCAAAGCTGCTGTCTCAGCGTAAACTTGACCTGCTGGAAGAACTTGTATCAGCAGAG GTACTTCAGGTGCTGAAGGAAAAGATTTCTTTGCTCCCTGACAGCCACAGGGATGCTTTAGCAGCTGACATTGATGCAATCATGTACACAACAGAAGGAGATGTTCGCATTTACTATGATGATGATG GAAGAAAGTTTGTTAGCATCCTGATGTGCTTCTGGTATCTGAATGGTGCTAATCTACCTGACGAAGTTCCAGGTGAAGCCAAAGTCTTCCAGATTGTGTTTGGAGatgaaaacacaaaagaaaagaaacatcttTTAACAGCAAACTATGA GTTCCAAAGGGAGTTTACAGAAGGAGCAAAACCAGACTGGACTATTACACGGATTGAACATCCAAGACTATTAGAATAA